The segment ATTCTCGCCTATTTAAAAAGACTCACAAGCCTATCACGATAACGATTCCGCCTGTGTTACTGGACAAAAAGATTAAGCAGATTGAAATCATTCCTAAGCATCATGCCAGGTTCTTTGAGATTCAGTACAAATATGAAATGCCTGAAGATCAAAGAGAATTAAACGACCAAAAAGCACTGGCAATTGATTTAGGATTAAACAATCTTGCCACTTGTGTCACATCAGACGGCAGATCATTCATCATTGATGGGCGGAGATTAAAAAGTATAAATCAATGGTTTAACAAAGAAAATGCCAGACTTCAAAGCATAAAAGATAAGCAAAAAATCAAAGGCACCACTCGTAAACAGGCTTTGCTTGCTATGAATCGCAATAATAAAGTGAATGATTATATCAACAAGACTTGCCGTTACATCATTAACTACTGTATTGAAAATCAAATTGGCAAACTTGTCATTGGCTATGCGGAAACATGGCAACGCAATATGAATCTAGGAAAAAAGACAAATCAAAACTTTGTCAATATTCCTCTCGGTAACATAAAAGAAAAACTAGAATATCTTTGTGAATTTTACGGCATTGAATTCTTGAAACAGGAAGAATCCTATACGTCTCAAGCCAGCTTTTTTGACGGCGATGAGATTCCTGAATATAATGCCGACAATCCAAAAGAATATAAGTTCAGCGGCAAACGTATTAAGCGCGGCTTGTATCGAACAAAGTCTGGCAAACTAATTAATGCTGATGTCAATGGCGCATTAAACATTTTAAAGAAAAGTAAAGCTGTAGACCTGAGTGTCTTATGCTCTAGCGGCGAAGTGGACACGCCTCAAAGAATAAGGATTGCTTGAAGCAGTCAAACTTCTTTGGAAGCCTCCACTTCAAATTTTCGCTAGAAAATTAAGTGGGGGTAGTTCACAATAGAAAGATAGAGGATCCGTAATCTGTGAAAAGAGGCGATACGCGCATGGAACAAACTTGGGCGTTAAAGGTTGAGCGATTTGGAAAGATCAAACAGGGGGAAATCGATATTGCCCCGTTGATGTTGTTTGTCGGCGACAACAACAGTGGGAAAAGCTATCTGATGTCGCTTCTTTGGGGGGTGTTGTCCGAGGGGCGCAAGCTGTTTCCAAAAGACCCTCCGAACACGTCCACGTACAAGGAAATCGATCGCTTTCTTGAATCGTCTATCGGCGATGACTGCCTCATCCAAGACCGTGAAGCGCAACTGTTTGTCCAATGGTTTAATGATGTTCTCAGAAACAAAAAAAGCGAGTTGGTTCGAACGATTTTTCGGCGCAAAATCCCGATCGGTTCGTTAAGCATCGAGCGGTACCGCCGTTCTGAACCGCTGCGAATCATCTTTGAAAAGAAAGATTCGCTCCAAGGCGCTCGTTTTTCGACGGGGAAACACTATATTCGCATCCCGTATACGGATCGAAGCAAGGGACAAGCGACAGAGCGGTATCGCATGGCTCAATACATTACGTGGAATTTGCTGAAGGAGAATACACGTTGTAACGTTTCCCTGCCGCGCCATGCTATAATGGCGTCAAGGAGGTGAAGCCATGAGCCAAGAGCTGAAAGAATTGCTTCGTTCCGTCTTGCAAGAAGAACTGAAACCAGTCCACGACAGGCTCGAACGGTTGGAAGGCGCAGTCGGGCACATTCGTCAAGACGTATCGCAGCTGCAGCAAGATGTATCCCAGCTTCAGAAGGAAGTCACCCAACTGCAAGAAGGTCAACGGACATTAGAAACCACGGTTTCCCAAATTCAAAAGGACGTTGCCCAGCTCCAAGAAGGCCAGAATGCGTTGCAGCGTGATGTCGCCCAACTGCAAGAAGGCCAACGGACATTGGAAACGACGGTTTCCCAAATTCAAAAAGACATTATCCAGTTGCAAGAAGGCCAGAATGCATTGCAGCGTGAGATCGTCCAGCTCCAAGAAGGCCAACGGACATTGGAAACGACGGTCTCTCAAATCCAAAAAGACATCACCCAGCTGCAACAAGGCCAACAAATAGTAGAACACGAGATGGCCGGCATGAAGCAGATGCAAGAGCGAATCCTCGAAGAGCTGCGTATTTCCAAACACAATCAAGCACTCATTTTAAACGATGTCACCAGCATAAGAAAATCCGTCGATATCACCGTCTCGTACTTGCAGCGCCGATCCGATGTGATGTTTGACAAACTGATCGATCATGAAAAAGAAATCTTGAATCTGAAATCAAAAATGCCAAACTAAGTCCCGAAAAGGGGCTGTTTTTTATGCCCATATGCATCGGCGCATCGGCGCAGCTACGCACCGATACGCGGGGGCATATGAGCCAACCATACATAGGGGGTTACATATAGATGAAAAAAGTGCGCAAAGCGATCATCCCGGCGGCGGGCTTAGGCACGCGCTTCCTCCCGGCGACGAAGGCGATGCCGAAGGAGATGCTGCCGATTGTTGACAAGCCAACGATTCAATATATCGTCGAAGAAGCGATCGCATCCGGCATCGAAGATATTATCATCGTCACAGGAAAAGGAAAACGCGCAATCGAAGACCATTTCGACAACGCTTTTGAGCTTGAACAAAACTTAATTCAAAAAGGCAAATACGACTTACTCGAAAAAGTAAAAGAACCATCGAAAGTCGACATTCATTACATCCGCCAAAAAGAACCGAAAGGACTTGGCCACGCCGTTTGGTGCGCCCGCAACTTTATCGGCGACGAACCGTTTGCCGTTCTGCTTGGTGACGACATCGTCCAAGCGGAAACACCGTGCTTAAAGCAATTAATCGACCAATACGAACAAACACTTAGCTCTGTCATCGGCGTCAAACAAGTGCCCGACAACGAAACACACCGCTACGGCATCATCGACCCGAGCGAACAAAACGGCCGCCGCTACCAAGTGCGCCAATTCGTCGAAAAACCAGCGCCCGGCACTGCACCGTCCAACTTAGCGATCATGGGAAGATACATCCTCACACCAGAAATCTTCTTATTTCTTGAAAAACAAGAAACCGGCGCCGGAGGAGAAATCCAGCTCACCGACGCGATTCAAAAATTGAACGAAATTCAACGTGTCTTCGCCTACGAATTCGAAGGCAAGCGCTACGACGTCGGCGAAAAGCTTGGATTTATCCAAACGACGATTGAGTTTGCGTTGCAGCATGATGAATTAAGAGAAGACCTTATTCAATTCATGGAGAGAGTACTAAATGATCTGAAAGTAGAAGAGAAAAGGAGGACCGGGGAGTTGGCAAAGTCGAATACCGCACAGGATGCGGTTGTTTCTAATCAAAGAGTAGAATACACTTTCTTTCAAAGTTTAGAAGATACATCTAAACTATACGCTATTACGAAAAGAACAATGGATATTGTTGGAGCAATCATTGGACTTGTTTTAACAAGTCCACTTTTTTTGATTATCAGCATCTTCTACTTATTCGGTGAATCGAAAGGCCCAATTTTCTTCAAACAAGTTCGTGTAGGAAAAAACGGAAAAAGATTTCATATTTATAAATTTCGCTCGATGATTGTCAATGCAGAGGAAAAACTGAAAGCAGATAAAGAACTGTATGAAAAATATGTAAGAAACAATTATAAGTTAGAACCGCACGAAGATCCAAGAATTACAAATTTAGGACGCTTCTTACGCAAAACGAGTCTTGATGAAATTCCCCAACTGATTAACGTGTTAAAAGGGGAAATGAGTTTAGTTGGACCGAGACCAGTGGTTGAAGAAGAACTAAAAGAATACGGAAGAGAGGTTTCAAAGTTTTTATCAGTTAAGCCAGGAATTACAGGTTATTGGCAGGTAAGCGGAAGAAGTGAAGTCGGGTATCCTGAAAGAGTAGAAGTGGAATTATTTTATGTATATAACCAATCGTTGTTTTTAGATATAGTGATTCTCGTAAAAACAGTTTTGATGGTCCTTTTAAGAAAGGGAGCTTATTGATTATAGGAGAAAAGTATGTATGTCTGATAAAAAAAGATTATTTGAAAACTTTCTATCTTTAGCAACTTTGCAAGGACTAAATTATATACTTCCTTTGCTTACACTACCTTATTTAGTGAGGGTTTTAGGTCCGGACAACTACGGATTAGTGGCGTTTGCTCAATCATTTATTCAGTTTTTTATTATTTTAGTTGACTATGGATTTAATCTGTCTGCTACAAATCAAATTGCGATTTATAGAGACAATAAAAAAAGAGTTGAAAGTATTTTCAGTACTGTTATGACTATTAAGTTATTCTTTATGATGATAAGTTTCTTTATACTTTGTTTATTGATCTTGCTATTCCCAAAATTTCAAAACCATAAACTAGTATATATAGTAACATTCGGAATGGTTATCGGTAACGTTCTTTTCCCTATTTGGTTTTTTCAAGGAATGGAAAAAATGAGGTATATTACTATTCTGAATATCATTGCTAAAACGATTTTCACGATAGGCATTTTCTTGTTAGTAAAACATCGCGATGATATCCTATTTGTTCCATTGCTTAACTCTCTCGGGACTATACTAATTGGATTTATATCTTCAGGCATGATCAAAAGGAATTTTGGCGTAAATTTTATATATCCTAGCTGGAGCGATATTAAGTACCAATTAAAAGAAGGATGGCATGTATTTATTTCTACAGTAGCTATTAGCTTATATACAGTTAGCAACACATTTATTCTCGGTTTATTTACTAATAATACAGTTGTAGGATATTATGCAAGCGCTGAAAAAATAATAAATGCTGCGACTGGGATTATCAATCCAATTTCACAAGCGATTTATCCTTATATTAGCCGATTAATGGCAGAAAGCCCTAAGAAAGGGTTAATCTTTATAAGAAAAATTCTTTTGATAGTCGGTGGTTGTACCTTCCTAATATCTTTAATGATTTTTGTATTTACGGAAAACATAGTAGATATTGCTTTAGGAGATAATTACAGGCAATCTGTTATTGTGCTAAAAATTATTGCTTTTTTACCATTTATAATAGGATTGAGTAACATTTTCGGTATCCAAACGATGTTGACTCTAGGATACAAGAAAGCTTTCTCAAATATTTTAATGCTAGCTAGTATATTAAATATTTTCTCAGCCATCATTTTGGTACCTGTGTTTAAACATATAGGAACAGCTTTTGGTGTCGCTATTTCGGAGTTTTTTGTTACTTTGACAATGTTTATGTATTTGCATTCAAAAGGAATTAAACTTCTGGAGGGTAAACATGTTTGATTATGTGATTATTGGAACAGGATTTGCCGGCAGCGTGCTAGCAGAACGAATTGCAACACAATTAAATAAGAAGGTATTAATGATTGAAAAACGCAATCATATTGGAGGAAACGCGTATGATTCGTATGACAGTC is part of the [Flavobacterium] thermophilum genome and harbors:
- the rfbX gene encoding Putative O-antigen transporter gives rise to the protein MSDKKRLFENFLSLATLQGLNYILPLLTLPYLVRVLGPDNYGLVAFAQSFIQFFIILVDYGFNLSATNQIAIYRDNKKRVESIFSTVMTIKLFFMMISFFILCLLILLFPKFQNHKLVYIVTFGMVIGNVLFPIWFFQGMEKMRYITILNIIAKTIFTIGIFLLVKHRDDILFVPLLNSLGTILIGFISSGMIKRNFGVNFIYPSWSDIKYQLKEGWHVFISTVAISLYTVSNTFILGLFTNNTVVGYYASAEKIINAATGIINPISQAIYPYISRLMAESPKKGLIFIRKILLIVGGCTFLISLMIFVFTENIVDIALGDNYRQSVIVLKIIAFLPFIIGLSNIFGIQTMLTLGYKKAFSNILMLASILNIFSAIILVPVFKHIGTAFGVAISEFFVTLTMFMYLHSKGIKLLEGKHV
- a CDS encoding Uncharacterized conserved protein, which gives rise to MEQTWALKVERFGKIKQGEIDIAPLMLFVGDNNSGKSYLMSLLWGVLSEGRKLFPKDPPNTSTYKEIDRFLESSIGDDCLIQDREAQLFVQWFNDVLRNKKSELVRTIFRRKIPIGSLSIERYRRSEPLRIIFEKKDSLQGARFSTGKHYIRIPYTDRSKGQATERYRMAQYITWNLLKENTRCNVSLPRHAIMASRR
- the gtaB_2 gene encoding UTP--glucose-1-phosphate uridylyltransferase, which codes for MKKVRKAIIPAAGLGTRFLPATKAMPKEMLPIVDKPTIQYIVEEAIASGIEDIIIVTGKGKRAIEDHFDNAFELEQNLIQKGKYDLLEKVKEPSKVDIHYIRQKEPKGLGHAVWCARNFIGDEPFAVLLGDDIVQAETPCLKQLIDQYEQTLSSVIGVKQVPDNETHRYGIIDPSEQNGRRYQVRQFVEKPAPGTAPSNLAIMGRYILTPEIFLFLEKQETGAGGEIQLTDAIQKLNEIQRVFAYEFEGKRYDVGEKLGFIQTTIEFALQHDELREDLIQFMERVLNDLKVEEKRRTGELAKSNTAQDAVVSNQRVEYTFFQSLEDTSKLYAITKRTMDIVGAIIGLVLTSPLFLIISIFYLFGESKGPIFFKQVRVGKNGKRFHIYKFRSMIVNAEEKLKADKELYEKYVRNNYKLEPHEDPRITNLGRFLRKTSLDEIPQLINVLKGEMSLVGPRPVVEEELKEYGREVSKFLSVKPGITGYWQVSGRSEVGYPERVEVELFYVYNQSLFLDIVILVKTVLMVLLRKGAY
- a CDS encoding transposase, IS605 OrfB family; translation: MYFCIKQQLNGLTKEEYLTLRELCHIAKNMYNVGLYNVRQYYFEHKEFLNYEKNYHLAKTNENYKLLNSNMAQQILKKVNEAFKSFFGLISLAKQGKYDHKAISIPKYLKKDGFHSLIIGQIRIDGNKFTIPYSRLFKKTHKPITITIPPVLLDKKIKQIEIIPKHHARFFEIQYKYEMPEDQRELNDQKALAIDLGLNNLATCVTSDGRSFIIDGRRLKSINQWFNKENARLQSIKDKQKIKGTTRKQALLAMNRNNKVNDYINKTCRYIINYCIENQIGKLVIGYAETWQRNMNLGKKTNQNFVNIPLGNIKEKLEYLCEFYGIEFLKQEESYTSQASFFDGDEIPEYNADNPKEYKFSGKRIKRGLYRTKSGKLINADVNGALNILKKSKAVDLSVLCSSGEVDTPQRIRIA